Proteins co-encoded in one Neofelis nebulosa isolate mNeoNeb1 chromosome 2, mNeoNeb1.pri, whole genome shotgun sequence genomic window:
- the RSRP1 gene encoding arginine/serine-rich protein 1, whose translation MWPGSQQGESPSTSRSGQSSRLSSASRSRSSSRSSQSRSSVSSRASSRSRPRPRRRSRSQSRRRHQRKYRRYSRSYSRSRSRSRGRRYRDRRYGAPGRSRRSPSRPRSRSRSRSRGRSYYRRAYALAPGRRYYGFGRTLYPEDRRSRRGWSRSRSRSRSPTPFRLSEKDRMELLEIAKANAAKALGTVNFDLPASLRTVLAPKETNRRTAVPNNGAKSELSEELTEDGTKNLNEKYCQPKSIAFSSNNSVAKPMLQKSAKATEETSTGSPKINEKKSPYGLWVPV comes from the exons ATGTGGCCCGGCTCGCAGCAGGGCGAGTCCCCCTCGACGTCCCGGTCGGGGCAGTCCAGCCGCCTGTCTTCGGCGTCCAGGAGCCGATCTTCTTCCCGAAGCTCTCAGTCCCGCTCCAGCGTCTCGAGCCGGGCGTCGTCGCGGAGtcggccccggccccggcggAGGAGCAGGTCCCAGTCCCGGAGGCGCCACCAGAGGAAGTACAGGCGCTACTCGCGATCCTACTCGCGCAGCCGGTCGCGCTCTCGCGGCCGCCGCTACCGGGACAGGCGCTACGGAGCGCCCGGGAGGTCCCGCCGCTCGCCGTCGCGGCCCCGCTCCCGCAGCCGGTCCCGCTCGCGGGGACGCTCGTATTACCGACGGGCCTACGCGCTGGCGCCGGGGCGGCGCTACTACGGCTTCGGCCGCACCTTGTACCCGGAGGATCGCCGCAGTCGGAGGGGCTGGTCCAGGTCCAGGTCCAGGTCGCGGAGCCCCACCCCTTTTCGCCTGAGCGAGAAAG atcgCATGGAGCTGTTAGAAATAGCAAAAGCCAATGCAGCAAAAGCTTTAGGAACAGTCAACTTTGACTTACCGGCCAGTCTCAGAACTGTCCTTGCACCTAAAGAAACAAACCGCAGAACAGCCGTACCAAACAATGGTGCAAAGTCTGAG CTGTCGGAAGAGCTAACAGAAGATGGAACTAAAAATCTCAATGAAAAGTATTGCCAGCCAAAGAGCATAGCTTTTAGCTCTAAT aattcTGTAGCAAAGCCAATGCTTCAGAAATCAGCTAAAGCTACTGAAGAGACCTCTACAGgatctcccaaaataaatgagaaaaaaagtccATATGGACTGTGGGTACCtgtctaa